From one Streptomyces sp. CA-210063 genomic stretch:
- a CDS encoding cytochrome P450 family protein codes for MGQAKVIDLGEYGPRFTEDPHPVYAELRALGPVHRVRLPKLDAHHEVWLVVGYEEARAALADPRLSKDGSKIGVTFLDEQLIGKYLLVSDPPQHTRLRGLIAREFTARRVEQLRPRVEEITGSLLDAMLPLGRADLVESFAYPLPLTVICELLGVPEFDRAAFRKLSTEAVAPTSGASEYEAFVQLASYLGELIEDKRCSPPADDLLSALIRTTNEDGDRLSSDELRGMAFILLIAGHETTVNLITGAVHALLTHPGQLAEVRADMSLVDAVVEETLRHEGPVENATFRYAAEPLDIGGTAIPAGDSVMIGLAAADRDGTRYAAPDRFDIHRDTRGHLAFGHGIHYCLGAPLARLEARVALRALLGRCPGLALDGPPGEWLPGMLIRGVRSLPVRW; via the coding sequence ATGGGACAGGCGAAGGTGATCGATCTCGGGGAGTACGGGCCGCGGTTCACGGAGGACCCGCATCCCGTGTACGCGGAGCTGAGGGCGCTGGGCCCGGTGCACCGGGTGCGGCTGCCGAAGCTCGACGCCCATCACGAGGTATGGCTCGTCGTGGGGTACGAGGAGGCACGGGCGGCGCTCGCCGATCCCCGGCTGTCGAAGGACGGCTCGAAGATCGGCGTCACCTTCCTCGACGAGCAGCTGATCGGCAAGTATCTGCTGGTCAGCGACCCGCCCCAGCACACACGGCTGCGCGGGCTGATAGCCCGTGAGTTCACCGCCCGCCGGGTCGAGCAATTGCGGCCGAGGGTCGAGGAGATCACCGGCTCGCTGCTGGACGCGATGCTGCCGCTCGGCCGCGCCGACCTGGTGGAGTCGTTCGCGTACCCGCTGCCGCTCACCGTCATCTGCGAACTGCTCGGCGTGCCCGAGTTCGACCGGGCGGCCTTCCGTAAGCTGTCGACGGAGGCGGTGGCACCGACCAGCGGTGCGAGCGAGTACGAGGCATTCGTCCAACTCGCCTCCTATCTGGGCGAGTTGATAGAGGACAAGCGGTGCTCCCCGCCCGCCGACGACCTGCTGAGCGCCCTGATCCGGACGACGAACGAGGACGGCGACCGCCTGTCCTCCGACGAGCTGCGCGGCATGGCCTTCATTCTCCTCATCGCCGGCCACGAGACCACGGTCAACCTCATCACCGGCGCCGTCCACGCGCTCCTCACCCACCCCGGTCAACTCGCCGAGGTGCGGGCCGACATGAGCCTCGTCGACGCGGTCGTGGAGGAGACACTGCGCCACGAGGGGCCGGTGGAGAACGCGACGTTCCGCTACGCCGCCGAGCCGTTGGACATCGGCGGTACGGCCATCCCGGCGGGCGACTCGGTGATGATCGGCCTGGCTGCCGCCGACCGTGACGGCACCCGCTATGCCGCGCCCGACCGCTTCGACATCCACCGCGACACGCGCGGGCACCTCGCCTTCGGCCATGGCATCCACTACTGCCTGGGCGCGCCCCTGGCCCGGCTTGAGGCCCGTGTGGCGCTCCGTGCACTTCTGGGACGCTGCCCCGGCCTGGCCCTGGACGGCCCGCCGGGTGAATGGCTGCCGGGAATGCTGATACGGGGG
- a CDS encoding response regulator transcription factor translates to MTAIRLLLVDDDPLVRAGLSFMLGGADDIEIVGEAADGDEVDALVDRTRPDVVLMDIRMPTVDGLTATERLRGRPDAPQVVVLTTFHADDQVLRALRAGAAGFVLKDTPPAEIVEAVRRVAAGDPVLSPAVTRRLMAHAAGTAPDTRRTNARTRVAALNDREREVAVAVGRGASNAEIAGELFMSVATVKTHVSRILAKLDLNNRVQIALLTYDAGLLEEDGRQGP, encoded by the coding sequence ATGACCGCGATCCGCCTCCTCCTCGTCGACGACGACCCCCTCGTGCGCGCCGGACTGTCCTTCATGCTGGGCGGCGCCGACGACATCGAGATCGTGGGCGAGGCGGCCGACGGCGACGAGGTGGACGCCCTCGTCGACCGTACGCGCCCCGACGTCGTCCTCATGGACATCCGGATGCCGACCGTCGACGGCCTCACGGCCACCGAGCGGCTCCGCGGCCGCCCGGACGCGCCCCAGGTCGTCGTCCTCACCACTTTCCACGCCGACGACCAGGTCCTGCGCGCCCTGCGCGCGGGCGCCGCCGGGTTCGTCCTCAAGGACACCCCGCCCGCCGAGATCGTCGAGGCGGTACGGCGGGTCGCGGCCGGCGACCCGGTGCTTTCGCCCGCCGTCACCCGCCGCCTCATGGCGCACGCCGCCGGCACCGCCCCCGACACCCGCCGCACGAACGCCCGTACCCGCGTCGCCGCCCTCAACGACCGCGAACGCGAGGTCGCCGTCGCCGTCGGCCGCGGCGCCTCCAACGCCGAGATCGCCGGCGAACTCTTCATGAGCGTCGCCACCGTCAAGACCCACGTCTCCCGCATCCTCGCCAAGCTCGACCTCAACAACCGGGTACAGATAGCCCTGTTGACGTACGACGCGGGGTTGCTGGAGGAGGACGGGCGCCAGGGCCCCTAG
- a CDS encoding aldo/keto reductase, translating to MRYRLLGRTGLRVSELFLGAMTFGEQGGVGAPREECARILDVYAEAGGNVIDTAVNYRGGESERIVGELLKGRRDRFVLSTKYTVSRDGTDPNAAGNHRKNLALSLETSLRRLGTDYVDLYWVHIWDRNTPVEETMRALDDAVRSGKVLYVGISDAPAWVVSRANTLAEWRGWSPLSALQVPYSLLNRDIERELLPMAEAFGMSVAAWSPLQNGVLSGKYTRPGGVAPGTATRLSAEAIGERERAVAEAVQAAADELDATPAQVAIAWTMAHSPAVHPILGARRVEQLMDNLGAARLVLPEELLARLEEATDFRLGFPGDFIDEASAWVYGSAGQRVVPRMA from the coding sequence GTGCGTTACCGACTCCTGGGGCGGACCGGGCTCCGCGTCTCCGAGCTGTTCCTCGGCGCCATGACGTTCGGGGAGCAGGGTGGGGTGGGAGCACCCCGGGAGGAGTGCGCGCGGATCCTCGACGTGTACGCGGAGGCCGGCGGCAATGTGATCGACACCGCGGTCAACTACCGGGGCGGGGAGAGCGAGCGCATCGTCGGCGAGCTGCTCAAGGGGCGGCGCGACCGGTTCGTGCTCTCCACGAAGTACACGGTCTCGCGCGACGGCACCGATCCCAACGCCGCGGGCAACCACCGCAAGAACCTCGCGCTGTCCCTGGAGACGAGCCTGCGGCGCCTGGGCACGGACTACGTGGACCTCTACTGGGTGCACATCTGGGACCGGAACACCCCGGTCGAGGAGACGATGCGCGCCCTGGACGACGCCGTACGGTCCGGGAAGGTGCTGTACGTCGGTATCTCGGACGCCCCGGCGTGGGTGGTTTCGCGCGCCAACACCCTTGCCGAATGGCGGGGTTGGTCGCCGCTGTCGGCGCTCCAGGTGCCGTACAGCCTGCTCAACCGGGACATCGAGCGCGAACTGCTGCCGATGGCGGAGGCGTTCGGCATGTCGGTCGCGGCCTGGAGCCCCCTGCAGAACGGTGTCCTGTCCGGCAAGTACACCCGGCCGGGCGGGGTGGCGCCGGGCACCGCGACCCGGTTGTCCGCCGAGGCGATCGGGGAACGCGAGCGTGCGGTGGCGGAGGCCGTGCAGGCCGCCGCCGACGAACTCGACGCCACCCCGGCCCAGGTCGCCATCGCGTGGACCATGGCCCACTCCCCCGCCGTGCACCCCATCCTCGGTGCCCGCCGCGTCGAACAGCTCATGGACAACCTCGGCGCCGCCCGGCTCGTCCTCCCCGAGGAGCTGCTGGCCCGGCTGGAGGAGGCCACCGACTTCCGCCTCGGTTTCCCCGGCGACTTCATCGACGAGGCGTCGGCGTGGGTGTACGGGTCGGCGGGGCAGCGCGTGGTGCCGCGGATGGCTTGA
- a CDS encoding sensor histidine kinase: MSGDKPVPEPPTFPGRSWLLPSAVLDPDHDPENGHAGRPPKRTARDWVVDFTCFLLAVFIGLLTVETVRNEPYLPQGFAVFDQVLGALACAAVWLRRRWPVGLAVAMVPVCFLSSTAGGAGFVAFFTLTVHRPFRYVAWVAGTSLALTPLFFWLRPDPDISYPWAVFLAALLTAAIVGWGMFVRSKRQLMLSFRDRARRAETEAVLRAEQAQRLAREAIAREMHDVLAHRLTLLSVHAGALEFRPDAPQAEIARAAGVIRESAHEALQDLREIIGVLRAGEPDDAGRPQPTLAALDTLVSESREAGMKVVLDQHVTDRAAVPASVGRTAYRIAQECLTNARKHAPGAEVTVTVSGAPGDGLTVSVRNLAPPGEVPPVPGSGQGLIGLTERATLAGGRLDHGPDQDGGFGVRAWLPWR, encoded by the coding sequence GTGAGTGGTGACAAGCCGGTACCCGAGCCGCCGACCTTCCCGGGGCGGAGCTGGCTGTTGCCGTCCGCTGTGCTCGACCCCGACCACGACCCCGAGAACGGACACGCCGGACGGCCGCCCAAGCGCACCGCACGCGACTGGGTCGTCGACTTCACCTGCTTCCTGCTGGCCGTGTTCATCGGTCTCCTGACCGTGGAGACGGTCAGGAACGAGCCCTACCTGCCGCAGGGCTTCGCCGTCTTCGACCAGGTGCTGGGCGCGCTCGCCTGCGCCGCGGTCTGGCTGCGCCGGCGCTGGCCGGTCGGCCTCGCCGTGGCGATGGTCCCGGTCTGTTTCTTGTCCAGCACGGCGGGCGGCGCCGGCTTCGTCGCCTTCTTCACCCTCACCGTGCACCGGCCCTTCCGCTACGTGGCCTGGGTGGCCGGCACCTCCCTCGCGCTGACCCCGCTGTTCTTCTGGCTGCGGCCCGACCCCGACATCAGCTACCCCTGGGCGGTCTTCCTGGCCGCGCTGCTCACCGCCGCGATCGTCGGCTGGGGCATGTTCGTGCGTTCCAAGCGGCAGCTCATGCTCAGCTTCCGGGACCGGGCCCGGCGGGCCGAGACGGAGGCGGTGCTCCGGGCCGAGCAGGCGCAACGGCTCGCCCGTGAGGCCATCGCGCGCGAGATGCACGACGTCCTGGCGCACCGCCTGACGCTGCTGAGCGTGCACGCGGGCGCGCTGGAGTTCCGGCCCGACGCGCCCCAGGCCGAGATCGCCCGCGCGGCGGGCGTCATCCGGGAGAGCGCCCACGAGGCCCTGCAGGACCTGCGGGAGATCATCGGTGTGCTGCGCGCGGGCGAACCCGACGACGCGGGCCGGCCCCAGCCGACCCTCGCCGCCCTCGACACCCTCGTCTCCGAGTCCCGCGAGGCCGGCATGAAGGTCGTCCTGGACCAGCACGTCACCGACCGCGCCGCCGTCCCCGCCTCCGTCGGCCGCACCGCCTACCGCATCGCCCAGGAGTGCCTGACCAACGCCCGCAAGCACGCCCCCGGCGCCGAGGTCACCGTCACCGTCTCGGGCGCCCCGGGCGACGGACTCACCGTTTCCGTACGCAACCTGGCGCCTCCGGGGGAGGTCCCGCCCGTCCCCGGCTCCGGCCAGGGCCTCATCGGCCTCACCGAGCGCGCCACGCTGGCCGGGGGCCGTCTGGACCACGGGCCCGACCAGGACGGCGGGTTCGGCGTACGGGCCTGGCTGCCCTGGCGCTGA
- a CDS encoding ribonuclease domain-containing protein: MRFPPRITRIGATAAVLSALLVGGTVATATPAAAAVGSICYSDLPSQAHDTLDLIEQGGPYPYSQDGTVFQNREGILPSQSSGYYHEYTVITPGSSTRGARRIVTGEENREDYYTADHYESFDLVNYGC; the protein is encoded by the coding sequence ATGAGATTCCCCCCACGAATCACCCGCATCGGCGCCACAGCCGCCGTCCTGTCCGCCCTCCTCGTCGGCGGCACCGTCGCCACCGCCACTCCGGCGGCCGCCGCGGTCGGCAGCATCTGCTACAGCGACCTGCCCTCCCAGGCCCACGACACACTCGACCTGATCGAGCAGGGCGGCCCCTATCCGTACTCGCAGGACGGCACCGTCTTCCAGAACCGGGAAGGCATTCTGCCCAGCCAGTCCTCTGGCTACTATCACGAGTACACCGTGATCACGCCGGGCTCCTCCACGCGCGGTGCGCGCCGCATCGTCACCGGCGAGGAGAACCGAGAGGACTACTACACGGCCGACCACTACGAGTCCTTCGACCTGGTCAACTACGGCTGCTGA
- a CDS encoding NAD(P)-dependent oxidoreductase — MRFLLLGATGATGGLFTDAAGAAGHEVVAFVRDPAKLAQRKRVTAIAGDVRDAEALAEAMRGVDAVVSTLGIGKAKDPANLITDSTRALVQAAEASGTKRVVIMSAFGVGESLAKASGILRFLYKGGKANFADKAAGEHILTGSILDWTLVYPVLLTNKPATTIQAIDLKQLDRLPGVPRISRADVAAFLLSAAAEGSWSRRTAVLTK; from the coding sequence ATGAGATTTCTCCTCCTGGGCGCCACCGGGGCGACCGGCGGCCTCTTCACGGACGCGGCCGGCGCCGCCGGACACGAGGTGGTCGCCTTCGTACGCGACCCGGCCAAGCTCGCCCAGCGCAAGCGGGTGACCGCGATCGCTGGTGACGTCCGCGACGCCGAGGCGCTGGCCGAGGCCATGCGCGGCGTGGACGCGGTGGTCAGCACCCTCGGGATCGGCAAGGCCAAGGACCCGGCGAACCTGATCACCGACAGCACGCGCGCGCTCGTCCAGGCCGCCGAGGCCAGCGGCACCAAGCGCGTGGTGATCATGTCGGCGTTCGGCGTCGGCGAGTCCCTGGCAAAGGCCTCCGGGATCCTCCGGTTCCTCTACAAGGGCGGCAAGGCGAACTTCGCCGACAAGGCCGCAGGCGAGCACATCCTCACCGGCTCCATCCTGGACTGGACGCTCGTCTACCCGGTGCTGCTGACCAACAAGCCGGCCACGACCATCCAGGCAATCGACCTGAAGCAGCTCGACCGCCTGCCCGGCGTGCCCAGGATCTCCCGGGCCGATGTCGCCGCGTTCCTGCTCAGCGCCGCTGCCGAGGGCTCCTGGTCCCGGCGCACCGCCGTGCTCACCAAGTAG